In one Candidatus Pelagibacter sp. HTCC7211 genomic region, the following are encoded:
- the murD gene encoding UDP-N-acetylmuramoyl-L-alanine--D-glutamate ligase, with translation MKKLSNIFLGKKILVYGLGKSGISTYKFLKKSSDVYLFDDNHRINFKYNQKIISLKKIKKINFDRIIISPGIDISNCKLSKFLNNNLLKIHTDLDVLFSFYDNKSITITGTNGKSTTAKILHDALTDQKRDSRLIGNIGNPVLAEKNITKKTIFVIEASSYQLDYSRIFRSKYAVILNITSDHIERHKSLNNYVDAKFKLLKSQNRGSFAYIKKDDELITKKIKKNKYKAKIYKVQTSNLNKKFDKIYNKYFISDGNKENLLFIFEIASKLKLNKKKLIRSINRFKGLDYRQQIIFDKKNLTIINDSKSTSFASSESVLKNLNGAYWILGGIPKKGDKFKLSKTKCKNLKAFIFGSHSKKFLEILKNKLKVKSFKNMEETLKVIFSEITIQKSEKNIIFFSPAGASFDSFRNFEDRGNYFNQLVKKYINAK, from the coding sequence TTTTTAAAAAAAAGTTCTGATGTATATTTATTTGATGACAATCATAGAATTAATTTTAAATATAATCAAAAAATAATTAGTTTAAAAAAAATTAAAAAAATTAATTTCGATAGAATTATTATTAGTCCAGGCATTGATATTTCAAACTGTAAATTATCGAAATTTTTAAATAACAATTTGTTAAAAATTCACACAGATCTTGATGTTTTATTTTCATTTTATGACAATAAAAGTATCACAATTACAGGAACTAACGGCAAGTCTACAACTGCTAAAATTTTACATGATGCTTTGACCGATCAAAAGAGAGACTCAAGGTTGATAGGGAACATTGGCAATCCTGTATTGGCAGAAAAAAATATCACAAAAAAAACAATTTTTGTAATAGAAGCTTCTTCATATCAGTTAGATTATAGTAGGATTTTTAGATCAAAATATGCAGTAATTCTTAACATTACTTCAGATCATATAGAAAGGCACAAAAGTTTAAATAATTATGTAGATGCAAAATTTAAATTATTAAAATCTCAAAATAGAGGATCCTTTGCTTATATTAAAAAAGATGATGAATTAATTACAAAAAAAATAAAAAAAAATAAATACAAAGCAAAGATATACAAAGTTCAGACTTCAAATTTAAATAAAAAATTTGATAAAATTTACAATAAATATTTTATCTCTGATGGTAATAAAGAAAATTTATTATTTATATTTGAGATTGCTTCAAAATTAAAACTAAATAAAAAAAAATTAATCAGATCAATTAATAGATTTAAAGGTCTAGATTACAGACAACAAATCATATTTGATAAAAAAAACCTTACAATAATCAATGACTCTAAATCTACAAGCTTTGCTTCCTCAGAAAGTGTATTAAAAAATTTAAATGGTGCTTACTGGATCTTAGGAGGAATTCCAAAAAAAGGAGATAAATTTAAATTATCAAAAACAAAATGTAAAAATCTGAAAGCTTTTATTTTTGGATCACATAGTAAGAAATTTTTAGAGATTTTAAAGAATAAATTAAAAGTTAAAAGTTTTAAAAATATGGAAGAAACACTTAAAGTTATTTTTTCAGAAATTACTATTCAAAAATCTGAAAAAAATATTATTTTTTTTAGTCCAGCTGGAGCATCATTTGATAGTTTTAGAAATTTTGAGGATAGAGGGAATTATTTTAATCAATTAGTTAAAAAGTATATTAATGCAAAGTGA
- a CDS encoding FtsW/RodA/SpoVE family cell cycle protein, producing the protein MQSDNLFYKFYYQWWKNIDKSIFTLISLLFIIGLFFSLVSTSLIASDKLDTNSYSFFFKHLVYVLIGISIIFIFSSFNTDQLLKYSIILFFISLFSLFLVPIIGIEVKGSKRWIDLFFLPRFQPIEVLKPFLIITLANILCSNKANIISKYLLSILIITLISSLLIIQPDIGQTLLVIFSWAVLIFTSGINLYLLIAIFLFSSVLLAYLIIFVPKFEYIQGRIFSFFDRETGSHNFQSDKAIESITSGGFFGKGIGEGTLKNNVPEAHTDYIISVISEEFGVVAIMLILLLFLIFIYMVLKKINFETDDKIKLILIGSISLILMQATIHIGVNIRLFPTTGMTLPFLSYGGSSIVSTSILAGIILNLTKRKIN; encoded by the coding sequence ATGCAAAGTGATAATCTTTTTTATAAATTTTACTACCAATGGTGGAAAAATATAGATAAATCAATTTTTACTTTAATTAGTTTGTTATTTATTATAGGTTTATTTTTTTCTTTAGTCTCAACTTCATTAATAGCATCAGATAAATTAGATACTAATAGCTATTCCTTTTTTTTTAAGCATCTAGTTTATGTTTTAATTGGAATTTCAATTATCTTCATTTTTTCATCATTTAACACAGATCAATTATTAAAATATTCAATTATTCTTTTTTTTATATCTTTATTTTCTTTGTTCTTAGTTCCAATAATTGGTATTGAGGTAAAAGGTTCAAAAAGATGGATTGATTTATTTTTTTTACCAAGGTTTCAACCAATCGAAGTTTTGAAGCCTTTTTTGATAATAACTTTAGCAAATATACTTTGTAGCAATAAAGCAAATATTATATCTAAGTATTTACTTTCAATTTTAATAATTACTTTAATTTCATCACTTTTAATAATTCAACCTGATATTGGTCAAACTTTGTTAGTAATTTTTTCTTGGGCTGTTTTAATTTTTACTTCTGGAATTAATTTATATTTATTAATTGCAATTTTTTTATTTAGTTCAGTATTACTTGCATATTTAATTATTTTTGTTCCTAAGTTTGAATACATCCAGGGACGTATTTTCTCATTTTTTGATAGAGAAACTGGATCTCATAATTTTCAGTCAGATAAAGCAATTGAGTCGATCACTAGTGGAGGTTTTTTTGGAAAAGGGATTGGTGAAGGAACCCTTAAAAATAACGTACCAGAGGCTCATACTGATTACATAATATCTGTAATTTCCGAAGAGTTTGGTGTGGTTGCCATAATGTTAATATTATTATTGTTTTTGATCTTCATTTATATGGTTTTAAAAAAAATAAACTTTGAAACTGATGATAAAATTAAGCTTATTTTAATTGGATCAATAAGCTTAATTTTAATGCAAGCTACAATTCATATTGGAGTAAACATAAGATTGTTTCCAACTACAGGAATGACTTTACCATTTTTAAGCTATGGGGGGTCATCAATAGTAAGTACATCTATATTAGCTGGAATTATTTTAAATCTAACAAAAAGAAAAATAAATTAG